A single window of Rhodococcus jostii RHA1 DNA harbors:
- a CDS encoding phosphonatase-like hydrolase, which translates to MGTHHRDISLVVFDMAGTTVEDSGLVQQSFLAADEHAGLSKTDEDRRQMLDYVSDTMGQSKIVVFRHLSGGNEEQAQAANKEFERCYSQLVDDGRCSAIPGAEELFGSLREQGIKTALTTGFAHETQMSIIRALGWQDVADVVLCPGDGVRGRPFPDLALTALMRTGAPSVQSMVVLGDTTSDVTTGLRAGALASVGVLTGAHDATQLSEAGATHVLDSVADLPGLLAELRNT; encoded by the coding sequence ATGGGAACACATCACCGGGACATCAGCCTCGTCGTCTTCGACATGGCAGGCACCACCGTGGAGGACAGCGGGCTGGTACAGCAGTCCTTCCTCGCCGCGGACGAGCATGCCGGACTGTCGAAGACCGACGAGGACCGCCGGCAGATGCTCGACTACGTCTCCGACACCATGGGCCAGTCCAAGATCGTCGTCTTCCGCCATCTCAGCGGCGGTAACGAGGAGCAGGCGCAGGCCGCGAACAAGGAATTCGAACGCTGCTACTCGCAACTCGTCGACGACGGTCGGTGCAGCGCGATCCCCGGCGCCGAGGAACTCTTCGGCTCCCTGCGGGAGCAGGGCATCAAGACGGCGCTCACCACCGGGTTCGCGCACGAGACGCAGATGTCGATCATCCGCGCGCTCGGCTGGCAGGACGTCGCCGACGTCGTGTTGTGCCCCGGAGACGGTGTCCGCGGCCGCCCCTTCCCGGACCTGGCGCTGACCGCGTTGATGCGCACCGGCGCCCCGTCCGTGCAGTCCATGGTGGTGCTCGGCGACACCACGTCGGACGTCACCACCGGCCTCCGCGCCGGAGCACTCGCCTCCGTGGGCGTGCTCACCGGCGCCCACGACGCCACCCAGCTGTCCGAGGCCGGGGCCACCCACGTTCTCGACAGCGTCGCAGATCTGCCCGGTCTGCTCGCCGAACTGCGCAACACCTGA
- a CDS encoding nuclear transport factor 2 family protein, with translation MAPSAEDIRKTVERYIEAVATGTTDDVVALYAEGATVEDPVGTEPRTTVESLREFYGVIEPLKQTGELLTLKIAGNSAAFHFSLVTDLGEQKLEIAPIDVMTFDDDGKITSMRAFWSQEDMITS, from the coding sequence ATGGCACCGTCCGCAGAAGACATCCGCAAGACCGTCGAGAGGTACATCGAGGCGGTGGCCACCGGGACCACCGACGACGTCGTCGCGCTGTACGCCGAGGGCGCCACCGTCGAGGATCCGGTGGGTACCGAGCCGCGGACCACGGTGGAATCGCTGCGGGAGTTCTACGGGGTGATCGAACCGCTGAAGCAGACCGGCGAGCTCCTGACGCTGAAGATCGCCGGAAACTCGGCCGCGTTTCACTTCTCCCTCGTCACCGACCTGGGTGAGCAGAAGCTCGAGATCGCGCCGATCGACGTCATGACGTTCGACGACGACGGCAAGATCACCTCCATGCGCGCCTTCTGGTCGCAGGAAGACATGATCACGAGCTGA
- a CDS encoding alpha/beta fold hydrolase, with product MASSTERVVTVDGFRWQISELGDGPPVVLCHGFPGLGYSYRHQMRALAASGYRAIAPDMPGYGGTDVPRDIDDYTNERVSDALIGLLDTLGHERAVFVGHDFGAPVAWTAALRHRTRVSGLVLMAVPYAPDRFPLRPSELYASMARKHFLHIHYFQEPGVADRELDADPRGFLQRLFYALSGAYRYLDIWQHPSEGNGYLDVLPEAPPLPWSWLTEDEFDHYVEVFTRTGFTGGLNWYRAYDANWERSGNLAGAEIEVPTLFVAGAHDPVLTMSGAQALDRMRDTVPDLRGLHLVEGAGHFVQQERPDEVNELLLTFVAGGTGGDDGDSARAGDR from the coding sequence ATGGCGTCGTCGACGGAGCGGGTGGTCACGGTCGACGGATTCCGTTGGCAGATTTCCGAACTCGGTGACGGTCCGCCCGTAGTCCTGTGCCACGGATTCCCGGGGCTCGGCTACAGCTATCGCCATCAGATGCGGGCTCTCGCGGCTTCCGGGTACCGGGCGATCGCCCCGGACATGCCCGGCTACGGCGGCACCGACGTGCCCCGCGACATCGACGATTACACGAACGAGCGGGTGTCGGACGCGCTGATCGGCCTGCTCGACACGCTCGGTCACGAGCGTGCCGTGTTCGTCGGCCACGACTTCGGCGCGCCGGTCGCCTGGACCGCCGCACTGCGTCACCGCACACGCGTGTCCGGGCTGGTGCTAATGGCGGTCCCCTACGCGCCCGACCGGTTCCCGCTGCGACCGTCGGAGCTGTATGCGTCGATGGCGCGCAAGCACTTCCTGCACATCCACTACTTCCAGGAACCCGGTGTCGCCGACCGCGAACTCGACGCCGATCCCCGCGGATTCCTGCAGCGGCTGTTCTATGCGTTGTCGGGCGCCTACCGCTATCTGGACATCTGGCAGCACCCCTCGGAGGGCAACGGCTACCTGGACGTGCTGCCCGAAGCCCCACCCCTGCCGTGGTCGTGGCTGACGGAGGACGAGTTCGACCACTATGTGGAGGTCTTCACCCGGACGGGATTCACCGGCGGACTGAACTGGTACCGGGCGTACGACGCCAACTGGGAACGCTCCGGGAATCTCGCCGGAGCCGAAATCGAGGTGCCGACGCTGTTCGTGGCCGGTGCGCACGATCCCGTCCTCACGATGAGTGGTGCGCAGGCCCTCGACCGGATGCGCGACACCGTCCCCGACTTGCGCGGACTCCATCTCGTCGAGGGCGCCGGGCACTTCGTCCAGCAGGAAAGACCGGACGAGGTGAACGAGCTGCTGCTCACGTTCGTCGCGGGCGGTACAGGCGGCGACGACGGCGACTCGGCTCGGGCAGGTGACCGGTGA
- a CDS encoding TIGR03364 family FAD-dependent oxidoreductase → MTTQRRYDVVVVGAGIVGLAHAYHARNRGLSVAVIDHADRVAGASVQNFGHACITAQSGVARDYARAGREHWLDLARKAGFWSAESGTYCVARHDDELAVITEFAEVREPAEVELLSRDRILGALPIVGDRVVGGMYMADDLQVNPREAAPAIARWLGASGVDFFWRTAATGFDTGVVHTSRGDLHAATVFVTVNYDIDRLFPEPAERGGLLRCRLHMMRARIPLSAPLSAPLFTGWSLVRYSGFENLPATAAVAARLRDEYPDYVDLDLHQMYTPQPDGSILLGDTHIREISAEPFQSEKGFEVLIREAAALFGVSDVTVTERWQGVYSSAPDSEFLIEEPIDGVHIVTVTTGIGMTTSMGLAKDRIDHVFGSDILPVMA, encoded by the coding sequence ATGACAACTCAACGACGCTACGACGTGGTGGTCGTCGGTGCCGGAATCGTCGGCCTCGCGCACGCGTATCACGCGCGCAATCGAGGCCTGTCCGTGGCGGTGATCGACCACGCCGACCGAGTTGCGGGCGCGTCCGTCCAGAACTTCGGCCACGCCTGCATCACCGCCCAGTCGGGCGTCGCCCGCGACTACGCCCGAGCGGGCCGGGAGCACTGGCTCGACCTGGCACGCAAGGCCGGGTTCTGGTCCGCCGAATCCGGAACATACTGCGTGGCACGACATGACGACGAGCTGGCCGTCATCACCGAGTTCGCCGAAGTACGCGAACCGGCCGAAGTGGAACTGCTGTCCCGAGACCGGATCCTCGGCGCGTTACCCATCGTCGGCGACCGCGTCGTCGGGGGCATGTACATGGCCGACGACCTCCAGGTGAACCCGCGGGAAGCGGCCCCCGCCATTGCGCGGTGGCTCGGAGCGTCGGGCGTCGACTTCTTCTGGCGGACCGCCGCAACCGGATTCGACACCGGAGTCGTTCATACCTCGCGGGGCGATCTGCACGCGGCGACGGTGTTCGTCACCGTCAACTACGACATCGACCGCCTGTTCCCGGAGCCGGCCGAGCGCGGCGGGCTCCTGCGGTGCCGGCTCCACATGATGCGCGCGAGGATTCCGTTGTCCGCGCCGTTGTCCGCGCCGTTGTTCACGGGCTGGTCGCTCGTGCGGTACAGCGGTTTCGAGAATCTTCCTGCGACGGCGGCGGTCGCGGCAAGGCTGCGTGACGAGTACCCGGACTACGTCGATCTCGACCTCCACCAGATGTACACACCGCAGCCCGACGGGTCGATCCTGCTGGGCGACACCCACATCCGTGAGATCTCGGCGGAGCCGTTCCAGTCGGAGAAGGGGTTCGAGGTGCTGATCCGTGAGGCCGCCGCCCTCTTCGGCGTCTCGGACGTCACCGTCACCGAACGCTGGCAGGGCGTGTACAGCTCGGCACCCGATTCCGAGTTCCTGATCGAGGAGCCGATCGATGGCGTGCACATCGTCACCGTGACCACCGGAATCGGCATGACCACCAGCATGGGTCTGGCGAAGGACCGCATCGACCACGTCTTCGGCAGCGACATCCTGCCCGTAATGGCATAG
- a CDS encoding DUF6777 domain-containing protein: MVATDVAGQAARRARRRAVVRAGTRPGRAPRSWLAVAGALTATVLVACSSGSGGHPDPIDLDRATDSGQLPWTEVLLPPQTPTTVPFGPPGTDLPSESRAAGIRVIGDRAGLYGGSPDRVLCDRQRLVDDLEQDPARLQAWSSVFQVDDVRNYVRTLTPVLLRADTRVTNHGFDDGHASAFQSVLEAGTIVLIDDHGVPRVRCVRGSPLLSPVVNENADVQGDPWPGFQQDRLYVVQPSNLAMTEVTVVDLMTGGLSPVPIGSGPQQPVERPNPVAPVEAQAPVVDSPPAVVQQAAPRPAPAPSPEPLPPPPPPAPAPPPPPPPAPEPQVNYPPPAAPAPVPPQQIQVQIPGLPPIVIPIPN, encoded by the coding sequence GTGGTGGCCACCGACGTCGCCGGGCAGGCCGCACGGCGTGCCCGACGCAGAGCAGTCGTTCGAGCCGGTACGCGCCCCGGGCGCGCACCGCGTAGCTGGCTGGCGGTCGCCGGGGCCCTGACCGCCACGGTGCTCGTGGCGTGCTCCTCGGGTTCCGGGGGCCACCCCGATCCGATCGACCTGGACCGCGCCACCGACAGCGGGCAGCTTCCGTGGACGGAAGTGCTGCTTCCACCGCAGACGCCGACGACGGTCCCGTTCGGTCCGCCCGGCACCGACCTGCCGAGCGAATCCCGCGCGGCCGGGATCCGGGTGATCGGCGACCGTGCCGGTCTCTACGGCGGAAGCCCCGACCGGGTGCTCTGCGACCGGCAGCGTCTCGTCGACGACCTCGAGCAGGATCCGGCGAGGCTACAAGCCTGGTCGAGCGTGTTCCAGGTCGACGACGTGCGGAATTACGTCCGCACCCTGACACCGGTGCTGCTCCGTGCGGACACCCGCGTCACCAATCACGGCTTCGACGACGGGCATGCGAGCGCATTCCAGTCCGTTCTCGAGGCGGGGACCATCGTGTTGATCGACGACCACGGCGTTCCCCGCGTCCGATGTGTGCGCGGAAGCCCACTGCTGTCCCCGGTGGTGAACGAGAACGCGGACGTGCAGGGCGATCCGTGGCCGGGTTTCCAACAGGACAGGTTGTACGTCGTGCAGCCCTCCAACCTGGCGATGACCGAAGTGACCGTGGTGGATCTGATGACCGGTGGACTGTCGCCGGTGCCGATCGGTTCCGGCCCGCAGCAGCCTGTGGAGCGCCCGAATCCGGTGGCGCCCGTGGAAGCCCAGGCGCCGGTGGTGGATTCGCCGCCCGCGGTGGTGCAGCAGGCGGCTCCCCGTCCCGCGCCGGCTCCCTCCCCGGAACCTCTGCCTCCGCCCCCGCCGCCGGCACCCGCTCCGCCTCCACCGCCGCCGCCCGCGCCCGAGCCGCAGGTGAACTACCCGCCTCCCGCCGCGCCGGCGCCCGTACCGCCACAGCAGATTCAGGTGCAGATTCCGGGTCTGCCACCCATCGTCATCCCCATTCCCAACTGA
- a CDS encoding CPBP family intramembrane glutamic endopeptidase: protein MSSGSGPRAVPVHEPASSHDRFGPLIERRDDADFPFYNGTPTTLSVRQWVLAWASVAVGFAALVLIPYPDNVVALLPRILFVVIPLVVLAMVTREHWTALFRKVHGRDVLTMIGFAVLNLVVTSVLALIVRALFGVASNEAIDGAGEGGALDTAAFYVGTGIQLVGEEVFTMVPFLALMYYLFAKAKLSRKTAIILAWLLSAVWFGAAHLQTYDWNFAQAFIVIGGARLVLTLAYIRTKNLWVSTGAHIINDWTLFTQAIVINAALVTR, encoded by the coding sequence ATGAGTAGTGGTTCCGGCCCGAGAGCCGTTCCCGTCCACGAACCGGCGTCGTCCCACGACCGCTTCGGTCCCCTGATCGAGCGCCGCGACGACGCCGACTTCCCCTTCTACAACGGGACGCCCACCACGCTGTCGGTGCGGCAGTGGGTCCTGGCATGGGCCTCGGTCGCAGTCGGCTTCGCGGCCCTGGTCCTCATCCCGTATCCCGACAACGTCGTTGCGCTGCTTCCGCGCATCCTGTTCGTCGTCATCCCGCTCGTCGTGCTGGCGATGGTGACGCGCGAGCACTGGACAGCGTTGTTCCGGAAGGTGCACGGCCGGGACGTCCTCACGATGATCGGCTTCGCCGTGCTCAACCTCGTTGTCACGTCCGTGCTGGCGTTGATCGTGCGGGCCCTGTTCGGGGTGGCGTCCAACGAGGCCATCGACGGTGCAGGCGAGGGCGGTGCGCTCGACACGGCCGCGTTCTACGTGGGAACCGGGATCCAGTTGGTCGGCGAAGAAGTCTTCACCATGGTCCCGTTTCTCGCGCTGATGTATTACCTGTTCGCCAAGGCAAAACTGTCCCGCAAGACCGCGATCATCCTGGCCTGGCTGCTCAGTGCGGTGTGGTTCGGCGCCGCCCACCTGCAAACCTACGACTGGAACTTCGCGCAGGCCTTCATCGTGATCGGCGGGGCCCGACTGGTGCTCACCCTCGCCTACATCCGGACCAAGAACCTGTGGGTCTCGACGGGCGCGCACATCATCAACGACTGGACCCTCTTCACCCAGGCGATCGTGATCAACGCCGCGCTCGTCACCCGGTAG
- a CDS encoding MFS transporter, whose protein sequence is MSSFDVMDRPAKRGFHTKLLIACCGGPFLDGYVMSIIGVALLGVTEQLHPTTAEAGLIGAASLIGIFFGATVFGFLTDRIGREKMYALDLVVLVVACALSVFVQLPWQLIVLRFVIGAAIGADYPIATSLLTEFTPTKKRGAMVGMSAVAWSAGAVAAYVVGALVVGISGGNDHWRLLLASSAVLGLIVILVRRGIPESPRWLLKNGRVADAEAVVEKIYGEKLDLSKVTVEDTADKPKADIRIYFRGQYLARLIMCSALYLAVVTPLYALLTFLPTILSGFSISGDGSAGLIVETVIIGLIVAGSIPALFLVEKWGRRPIAVVPLALMVIPLAGLWLWADGPLWFIVAAFCAYAFISGGPSILVWIYPNELFPTEFRATAVGIATAVSRFGAATGTYLLPLSISALGTGTTMLFGAVLTAVAFVICFFMSPETKGKSLEEVSSVTAAPVMGTSAPRVEKLEEASAPRT, encoded by the coding sequence ATGAGTTCCTTCGACGTGATGGACAGACCCGCCAAACGCGGGTTTCACACCAAGCTCCTGATCGCGTGCTGTGGCGGACCATTCCTGGACGGGTACGTCATGAGCATCATCGGCGTGGCCCTGCTCGGGGTGACCGAGCAACTTCACCCGACGACAGCCGAGGCAGGGTTGATCGGTGCCGCCTCGCTGATCGGAATCTTCTTCGGCGCCACAGTGTTCGGCTTCCTCACCGACCGGATCGGCCGGGAGAAGATGTACGCCCTCGACCTGGTGGTACTGGTCGTCGCGTGCGCATTGTCGGTGTTCGTCCAATTGCCGTGGCAGCTTATCGTTCTGCGCTTCGTCATCGGTGCGGCCATCGGTGCCGACTACCCCATCGCCACCTCGCTGCTCACCGAGTTCACTCCCACCAAGAAGCGCGGCGCCATGGTCGGGATGTCGGCCGTCGCGTGGTCGGCGGGCGCGGTTGCCGCGTACGTGGTCGGTGCGCTCGTCGTCGGCATCTCCGGTGGCAACGACCATTGGCGCCTGCTCCTCGCGTCCAGTGCGGTGCTGGGTCTGATCGTGATCCTGGTGCGCCGCGGAATCCCGGAGTCGCCGCGCTGGCTCCTGAAGAACGGCCGGGTGGCCGACGCCGAGGCCGTGGTCGAGAAGATCTACGGGGAGAAACTCGACCTGAGCAAGGTCACCGTCGAGGACACGGCGGACAAGCCGAAGGCCGACATCCGGATCTACTTCCGCGGCCAGTACCTGGCCCGGCTGATCATGTGCAGCGCTTTGTATCTGGCGGTCGTCACCCCGCTCTACGCGTTGCTGACATTCCTGCCCACGATCCTGTCAGGCTTCTCGATCTCCGGTGACGGTTCCGCGGGGCTCATCGTCGAAACCGTCATCATCGGGCTCATCGTCGCCGGATCCATCCCCGCACTGTTCCTGGTCGAGAAGTGGGGCCGGCGTCCGATCGCCGTGGTCCCGTTGGCCCTGATGGTGATTCCGCTGGCAGGGCTGTGGTTGTGGGCGGACGGTCCCCTCTGGTTCATCGTCGCCGCCTTCTGCGCGTACGCGTTCATCTCCGGCGGTCCGAGCATCCTGGTGTGGATCTACCCCAACGAACTCTTCCCCACCGAGTTCCGGGCGACCGCGGTGGGAATCGCCACCGCGGTGAGCCGGTTCGGCGCCGCGACGGGCACGTACCTGCTGCCGCTGAGCATCTCGGCGCTGGGAACCGGCACCACGATGCTCTTCGGTGCGGTGCTGACGGCGGTCGCGTTCGTGATCTGCTTCTTCATGTCGCCGGAGACGAAGGGGAAGTCGCTGGAAGAGGTGTCCTCCGTAACCGCTGCCCCGGTAATGGGGACGAGCGCTCCCCGGGTGGAGAAGTTGGAGGAGGCGTCCGCGCCGCGAACCTGA
- a CDS encoding GntR family transcriptional regulator, whose amino-acid sequence MVEARSRHEFVALQLRQRIMQRQYAVGESLPSESMLCAEFEVSRGPVRQALATLKNEGLIQLSQGKPAVVRSHDITQTLDTFTPFSQWARRTGRVAGSRTLEISRRRVSEPAASALGSAPDDFVVEVLRVRLLDGEPTMIERSTFTDRVGSLLFDFDIDTGSITDYLTSRGVRFESMEHVLDAVAATGVDAENLRIDPGSPLLRERRTSRDQNGDTFEYADDRYRPDLVAFSIVNARTIDPRLPSDDGNGA is encoded by the coding sequence ATGGTGGAGGCACGCTCCCGCCATGAGTTCGTCGCACTCCAGCTCCGGCAGCGCATCATGCAGCGGCAATACGCGGTGGGTGAGTCGCTGCCCAGCGAAAGCATGCTGTGCGCGGAGTTCGAGGTCTCGCGCGGTCCCGTGCGCCAGGCCCTGGCGACGTTGAAGAACGAGGGGCTCATCCAGCTGTCCCAAGGCAAACCGGCCGTGGTGCGCAGTCACGACATCACGCAAACCCTGGACACGTTCACCCCTTTCTCGCAGTGGGCGCGTCGAACCGGCCGCGTCGCGGGGAGCCGCACGCTCGAGATCTCACGTCGCCGGGTGTCCGAACCTGCCGCCAGCGCATTGGGATCGGCTCCGGACGACTTCGTCGTCGAGGTGCTCCGCGTCCGGCTGCTGGACGGCGAACCGACGATGATCGAGCGGAGCACGTTCACCGACCGCGTCGGCTCCCTGCTGTTCGACTTCGACATCGACACCGGATCGATCACCGATTACCTCACCTCCCGCGGCGTCCGCTTCGAATCCATGGAGCACGTGCTCGACGCCGTCGCCGCAACTGGGGTCGACGCCGAGAATCTCCGCATCGACCCCGGCAGCCCGTTGCTTCGGGAACGTCGGACGTCGCGGGATCAGAACGGCGACACGTTCGAGTACGCGGACGATCGGTACCGCCCCGACCTCGTCGCCTTCAGCATCGTGAACGCCCGCACCATCGACCCCCGTCTTCCGTCGGACGACGGCAACGGAGCCTGA
- a CDS encoding maleylpyruvate isomerase family mycothiol-dependent enzyme, whose product MTSPSAALSYAELLDTVAESHRTVEATLEGLTDDQAREPSLLPGWSRGHVVTHLARNADALNRFAVGVITGEAAPEMYPGGPAARAAAIEEGAGRPAELLAADFRFAGRRVLESLRRITEDLYETPVNWRQRVPARQVPVLRWRELEIHHVDLGLDYSAADWPAAFVEHTLEAELPELAARHPDVAVPELPRTDLLAWVIGRPTREGLPPVPAWPF is encoded by the coding sequence ATGACGTCGCCGAGTGCCGCACTGTCGTATGCCGAACTGCTCGACACGGTTGCCGAATCGCACCGGACGGTGGAGGCGACGCTGGAGGGATTGACCGACGACCAGGCGCGGGAGCCGTCGTTGCTGCCGGGGTGGAGCCGGGGGCACGTCGTCACGCACCTCGCGAGGAATGCGGACGCGCTCAACCGGTTCGCGGTCGGGGTGATCACCGGCGAGGCCGCGCCCGAAATGTACCCGGGCGGCCCGGCCGCGCGGGCCGCGGCGATCGAGGAGGGGGCCGGGCGTCCGGCCGAACTACTGGCGGCCGATTTCCGCTTCGCGGGACGGCGGGTGCTCGAGTCGCTGCGGCGGATCACCGAAGATCTGTACGAGACGCCGGTGAACTGGCGTCAGCGGGTGCCTGCGCGGCAGGTGCCGGTGCTGCGGTGGCGTGAGCTCGAGATCCACCACGTCGACCTGGGGCTCGACTACTCGGCGGCCGACTGGCCGGCGGCCTTCGTGGAGCACACGCTGGAAGCGGAGCTGCCCGAGCTGGCGGCCAGGCATCCGGACGTCGCGGTGCCGGAACTTCCGCGCACCGACCTGCTGGCGTGGGTTATCGGGCGCCCCACGCGGGAGGGCTTGCCGCCCGTGCCCGCGTGGCCGTTCTGA